A stretch of Leptospira andrefontaineae DNA encodes these proteins:
- a CDS encoding circularly permuted ATPgrasp domain protein, which translates to MSSLAEILNEKCSCSTLNKERLNAEAYKFTVPEVRAQGIEHFYSETPSFINISDKNKIRQILNSIRNALRLPELRDRILSNYDPEVRAGNITGGVFLSLDFHHTKEGPKLIEINTNAGGAYLQLKLLEAQIKCCEIVDIAIQNAEALRNLEEKFYSIFLDEWNSNGRPGRPDFIAIVDENPSGQFLYPEFLLFRDLFRSKGIRSEILDPSQIERIGDSLYFEGEKIDLIYNRLTDFHLSEVPNSKIREVWQNGNVIITPNPIDYDLYARKTNLNVLSDNEFLIKAGLNKKDSEILISAIPDTKIVTSANASELWEKRKSIFFKPKEGFGSKATYYGGKLTKNKFSEIVNGEYISQEFVPPSVRVTSISGEEKELKMDIRAYIYKDEILVLASRLYQGQTTNFRTPGGGFSPLYTLPEIV; encoded by the coding sequence ATGTCTTCTTTAGCAGAAATATTAAATGAAAAATGTTCTTGTTCTACTTTGAATAAAGAACGCCTAAATGCGGAAGCATACAAATTCACAGTTCCCGAAGTAAGAGCCCAAGGGATCGAACATTTTTATTCCGAAACACCTTCCTTCATTAATATTTCGGATAAGAATAAGATCCGCCAAATTCTCAATTCTATCCGGAACGCTTTACGTTTGCCTGAACTAAGAGATCGAATTTTATCGAATTATGATCCCGAAGTTAGGGCGGGAAATATTACAGGAGGAGTATTTCTTAGTTTAGATTTTCATCATACAAAAGAAGGCCCTAAGCTCATCGAGATTAATACGAACGCGGGCGGGGCTTATTTACAGCTAAAACTTTTAGAAGCACAGATTAAATGTTGTGAGATCGTTGATATTGCTATTCAGAATGCGGAAGCTCTCCGAAATTTAGAAGAAAAATTCTATTCTATATTTCTTGATGAATGGAACTCCAATGGGCGGCCCGGAAGACCGGACTTTATTGCTATCGTGGACGAAAATCCTTCCGGTCAGTTCTTATATCCTGAGTTCTTGCTATTTAGAGATCTATTCAGATCCAAAGGTATCCGCTCTGAAATTTTAGATCCGAGTCAAATCGAACGAATCGGAGATAGTCTTTATTTCGAGGGAGAGAAGATCGATTTGATCTATAATAGATTGACCGATTTTCATTTATCAGAAGTTCCGAATTCTAAAATTCGAGAGGTTTGGCAGAATGGAAATGTAATCATCACTCCGAACCCGATTGATTACGATTTATATGCTCGAAAAACAAATCTAAACGTTCTTTCGGATAATGAATTTCTGATAAAGGCAGGTCTTAATAAGAAGGATTCGGAAATCTTAATATCAGCTATTCCGGATACCAAAATCGTAACCTCTGCGAACGCAAGCGAACTCTGGGAGAAACGAAAGAGTATATTCTTTAAACCTAAAGAAGGTTTCGGCAGTAAGGCAACCTATTACGGAGGAAAACTTACAAAGAATAAGTTTTCTGAGATCGTAAATGGAGAATATATAAGTCAGGAGTTTGTTCCGCCTTCCGTTCGTGTCACATCCATTTCTGGAGAAGAAAAAGAATTAAAAATGGATATCAGGGCATATATTTATAAGGATGAGATCTTAGTTTTAGCAAGTCGCTTATACCAAGGCCAGACTACGAATTTCAGGACTCCTGGAGGAGGATTTTCTCCTTTGTATACATTGCCTGAGATTGTATAA
- a CDS encoding ArsR/SmtB family transcription factor translates to MNNSKTGREFKNFIYSSLSKYGKALSDPKRIELLDLLVQAEKNVDLLSKEIGMSVAATSHHLQVLKETRLVRDRKEGRSIFYQIEKAGLTIFHTISSIGQEFNAEIQVEMDSFFNPENELKELDYKDFLKRVSSKDVLLLDVRPENEYNSGHVPGSVSIPLNELKSKLDSLPKRKKIVAYCRGKYCILSKEAVEILRKKGLDAYRISQGPLEFSNIGLRLTKLREN, encoded by the coding sequence ATGAACAATTCGAAAACCGGAAGGGAATTTAAGAATTTCATCTATTCTTCCCTTTCCAAATACGGAAAGGCACTTTCCGACCCAAAACGTATAGAACTATTGGATCTTCTTGTTCAAGCGGAAAAGAACGTAGATCTTTTGTCTAAAGAGATTGGCATGAGCGTCGCTGCGACTTCCCACCATCTACAGGTCTTAAAGGAAACGAGACTAGTAAGAGATAGGAAGGAAGGTCGAAGTATTTTTTACCAAATAGAAAAAGCGGGACTTACTATTTTCCATACGATCTCCTCTATAGGTCAAGAGTTCAACGCGGAAATACAAGTTGAAATGGATTCTTTTTTCAATCCGGAGAACGAGTTAAAAGAATTGGATTATAAGGATTTTCTAAAACGTGTATCCTCAAAAGACGTACTTCTTCTGGATGTAAGGCCGGAAAACGAATATAATTCTGGACATGTTCCCGGTTCGGTATCCATACCGCTAAACGAGCTCAAATCCAAATTGGACAGCCTACCTAAACGCAAAAAGATCGTGGCCTACTGCCGTGGAAAGTATTGTATTCTTTCAAAGGAAGCAGTGGAAATCTTAAGGAAGAAGGGACTGGATGCATATCGTATCTCCCAAGGTCCTTTGGAATTTTCGAATATAGGACTTCGGCTGACTAAACTAAGAGAAAACTAA
- a CDS encoding class I SAM-dependent methyltransferase — protein MKVRDSGMPEAAYWDTLFDVSLALERMDLIRINGNIVEFGSGYGTFTLPLADKNKSTILAFEIEPELVRELMEKANLYHYENISVRERDIVASGTGLEGNSVDYVMIFNLLHHEDPVSILKEAFRILKPRGIAGLMHWNYDPNTPRGPKMEIRPKPDEIYSWAIKAGFKIDSEKPIDLPPYHYGFIATKPM, from the coding sequence ATGAAAGTTAGGGATAGCGGAATGCCAGAAGCAGCTTACTGGGACACACTTTTCGATGTCTCGTTGGCATTGGAAAGAATGGATTTGATCCGAATAAACGGGAATATCGTGGAATTCGGTTCCGGATACGGGACTTTTACCCTTCCGCTCGCGGATAAAAATAAAAGTACTATTCTTGCTTTCGAAATCGAACCGGAACTGGTTCGGGAATTAATGGAAAAGGCGAATTTATACCATTATGAAAATATTTCGGTTCGTGAAAGGGATATTGTAGCTTCAGGGACCGGGTTGGAGGGAAACTCCGTGGACTACGTAATGATCTTTAATTTATTACATCATGAAGATCCTGTTTCCATTTTAAAAGAGGCGTTTCGGATTTTAAAACCTAGAGGAATTGCTGGACTCATGCATTGGAATTATGATCCTAATACTCCCCGAGGACCTAAGATGGAGATCCGTCCTAAACCTGATGAGATTTATAGTTGGGCTATCAAAGCAGGATTTAAAATTGATTCGGAAAAACCTATCGATCTGCCTCCTTATCATTATGGGTTTATCGCTACTAAACCTATGTAA
- a CDS encoding sterol desaturase family protein, producing MCFHKQLFQYMMDLVPQIPIIFLIDFLRYFIFAGIAFLIFYIWKHPFQFRKIQDKNAKPSQFRKEFLYSVSSVIVYTSVTLIVFLFRKYGYFKFYERIEDYGWGYLILSTILILGIQDFYFYWTHRLMHTRLFYKRVHKVHHDSVTPSPWTAYSFHPWEALIHSLIMPIVASIFPVHPLALMIFMTFQIIRNVLGHSGYEIFPSWMGTNKILKLVNSNTNHDMHHQSFRYNYGLYTTVWDYLFGTVHPEYEKTFAKITNKERKQTQLQEIKT from the coding sequence ATGTGCTTTCACAAACAATTATTTCAATACATGATGGATTTGGTTCCCCAAATCCCAATCATATTCCTAATAGATTTTCTAAGATACTTTATATTTGCGGGTATCGCGTTTTTGATTTTCTATATTTGGAAACATCCGTTTCAATTTAGAAAGATCCAAGATAAGAATGCAAAACCATCTCAGTTTAGAAAAGAATTCTTATATTCTGTTTCTTCAGTAATCGTTTATACTTCGGTAACTCTGATCGTATTCTTATTTAGAAAATACGGCTACTTTAAGTTTTACGAACGTATAGAAGATTATGGATGGGGGTATCTGATCTTAAGCACAATATTGATCTTAGGCATACAAGATTTTTATTTTTACTGGACTCATAGATTAATGCATACTCGCCTATTCTATAAAAGAGTTCATAAGGTGCATCATGATTCAGTCACACCTTCTCCTTGGACGGCCTACTCTTTTCATCCCTGGGAGGCTTTGATCCATTCTCTCATCATGCCGATCGTGGCTTCAATCTTTCCTGTCCATCCTCTGGCCTTGATGATCTTTATGACTTTTCAGATCATACGGAATGTTCTAGGTCATAGCGGATATGAAATTTTCCCAAGCTGGATGGGAACGAATAAGATCTTAAAATTGGTAAATTCAAATACCAACCATGATATGCACCACCAAAGTTTCAGATATAATTACGGACTTTATACCACAGTTTGGGATTATCTCTTTGGAACAGTTCATCCGGAGTACGAAAAAACTTTTGCGAAGATAACGAATAAAGAACGCAAGCAAACACAACTACAAGAAATTAAAACCTAA